Proteins encoded together in one Thermococcus barophilus MP window:
- a CDS encoding cupin domain-containing protein: MIVVKVGEAERIDNPHGVDVKKLIGMENVQILHVTLKPGEGLKKHATPVDAFLYVIKGKGMVEVGDEKEEVRKATLVYLPKEVPHSVENTGSLEMKFLVIKVG; this comes from the coding sequence GTGATTGTTGTAAAAGTGGGAGAGGCTGAGCGAATTGACAACCCTCATGGGGTTGATGTTAAAAAGCTGATTGGTATGGAGAATGTCCAGATACTCCACGTAACCCTGAAGCCTGGGGAGGGGCTTAAAAAGCACGCCACTCCTGTGGATGCCTTCCTGTACGTCATAAAGGGCAAAGGGATGGTTGAAGTTGGGGATGAAAAAGAAGAGGTTAGGAAGGCAACCCTCGTTTACCTTCCAAAGGAGGTCCCCCACAGCGTTGAGAACACGGGAAGTCTGGAGATGAAGTTCCTTGTGATTAAGGTGGGGTAA